A genomic window from Tolypothrix sp. PCC 7910 includes:
- a CDS encoding four helix bundle protein, whose amino-acid sequence MSDRGFETLGFYLDSLKLLKAAYRLADSLPDCERYNLSDQLRRASASILLNIAEGYGRYHYLDRLRFMYIARGSLADTKSTFIIAESLGYCNTEQLHWVTQLKDQIEKGLNGYCRFIRSQQQGKEEYGTRLSNW is encoded by the coding sequence ATGAGTGATAGGGGTTTTGAAACTTTAGGCTTCTATCTTGATAGCCTCAAGTTACTAAAAGCAGCTTATCGACTGGCTGATAGTTTACCTGATTGTGAACGTTACAATTTGAGCGATCAATTACGCAGAGCATCAGCTAGTATTTTACTCAACATAGCTGAGGGTTACGGGCGCTATCACTATTTAGATAGATTGCGTTTTATGTATATTGCTCGTGGCTCTTTAGCAGACACGAAAAGTACTTTTATTATTGCTGAAAGCTTGGGGTACTGCAATACAGAACAATTACACTGGGTTACTCAACTTAAAGACCAGATTGAAAAAGGTCTTAATGGTTATTGTCGTTTCATTCGTTCCCAGCAACAAGGTAAAGAAGAGTATGGCACTCGATTAAGCAATTGGTGA